TGCAGTGTCTGCTCCAACCTTGTCCTGTAGCGCTGACtgtttcttcttcctccttgtATACACTTGGAATGTAGGAGCGTCCCCCTGGTGCATTGCAATACTCCCTCCCAAATTATGcaccttgtcctcaaggtggaaGTCAGGAAATCGCTGTGTGATCATGATTGCCTCTTCCCAGGTGGCCTCAAATGTAGGCAGTCCCTTCCACTTCACTAAGACTTCTGTTCCTCCGGTACTTCCCTTTCGAATTTCCAGCAACTCTTCTGGCACGGTGAGTAGCTCTAACTCTGAATTGAGTTGCTCTGGAATGTTTGGGGCCACGGTGGTAGTGCCAACAGCCCGCTTGAGCTGTGATATGTGAAACACTGGGTGCAGCTTGCATGTGGCAGGTAACAGGAGTTTATAGGCCACCTTGCCCATCCTTTGAGTGACTTGGAACGGACCATAGTACCTTGCAGCAAGCTTCTCGAAGGGCCTCTTGGCTAAGGACTTTTGTCGGTACGGCTGCAGTTTCAGATAGACCATGTCCCCCACCTCGAACTCATCCTCTCTTCTTTTGCGATCTGCATACTCCTTCATTCTCTGTTGGGCTCTGATCAAATTCAACTGGAGCTCATCCAACATAAAATCTCGTTCTTGCAACCTCTCCTCCAGGCTCCCCACGACAGTGTGCTGCTGGCTTAACTTCATAAGTCTGGGGGGTTCTCTCCCGTACACCACCTTGAATGGACATACTTTAGTTGAGCTGTGCGGGGTGGTGTTGTACGAAAACTCTGCCCATGGAAGCCATTTAGCCCAAGCTCTCGGCTGGCTGGAAGCAAAACAACGAAGGTAGGTCTCCAACTTCTTGTTAACTACCTCAGTTTGGCCGTCCGTTTGAGGGTGGTAAGCCGTGCTTCGCTTGAGTGATGTGCCCTGTAGGCGAAAAAGTTCCCTCCAAAATATACTTAAGAAAATCCGATCACGATCAGAGAGGATGGAGGATGGGAACCCATGTAGCCTGACTATCTCTTTGACAAACGCATCAGCTACGGTTACCGCTGTAAAAGGATGGCGTAGGCCAATGAAATGGCCGTATTTCGACAGGCGATCAACCACTACTAAGATGGTGTCCACCCCTTTAGACAGTGGGAGACCCTCAATGAAGTCCATGGATACTTCATCCCAAATGAGTGACGGTGCCGGCAGTGGTTGGAGCAATCCGGCTGGGCTCAACTGAGACAGCTTGTTTCTCTGACAAATCTCACATTTCCTCACATACTCAGTCACGTCCCTTCGCATGCCAGCCCAAAACCATTCTTGTGCTATTCTCAAGTAAGTCTTCACCTCCCCTGTATGTCCTCCCACTGCTGAATCATGATACTCTTTTAACAACTTGGGAATGAAAGTGGATGTCTTAGGAATCACATACCTCTGCTTATAGACGAGTTTCCCATCTATCAATTCGAAACCCGCTCTCCCTACCCCTGATAATACCTCCTGTTTCACCCCTTGGAGTGTTACATCTCGTTCCACCTCTCTCTCTAGGGCTGTCCAGTCCACCCCTTTATGCGACTCAAGTGTACTCAAGGCAAACTCCCCTTCTGTTTTGCGTGACAGTGCATCGGCCACTCGATTAGAGGAGCCCGGTTTGTACTGAATTTCAAAATCAAACCCCATCAGCTTACTCACCCATTTCTGATAATCGGCGCCGACCTCCCTTTGTTGTGTGATGAATCTCAAGCTCTGTTGATCACTACGCACTATGAAACGCCGACCCAAAAGGTAATGCTTCCATTTCAATACGGACAAGCACACAGCCATAAGTTCCTTCTCGTAGACCGACTTGGTCTGTGCTCTTGGTCCCAACAGGCGGCTAAAGAATGCCACTGGTCGCCCTCCCTGCATCAGTACGGCCCCAAGGCCATAACCCGAGGCGTCCGTCTCtaccacaaactcttttctgaAATCCGGCATTGTGAGCACAGGAGCAGCACTCATGGCCTTCTTGAGAGCCTCAAAAGCTTCGGTGGCTCTGGTGGACCACCCAAATGCGTCTTTTTTCAGTTGCTCGGTTAAGGGTTGCGCGAGTTGTGCGTAACGAGCAATGAACTTCCGGTAGTAACCCGTTAATCCCAAGAACCCTCGAAGTTCCTTCAGATTTTTGGGTTGAGGCCAGTCGAGCATGGCCCTAACCTTTTCCATATCGGCCTCCACCCCTTGATCGGATACAACATGTCCCAAATAGGCCACTCTATCCCTGCCGAATTCGCATTTCTTATAGTTGGCATATAGCTGATGGGTTTTGAGTACGCCCAAGACCAAGCGCAAATGCTCCACATGCTCCTCCCAACTTGCACTGTAAATTAAAATATCATcaaaaaacaccaaaacaaacTTGCGTAGATATGGTTTAAAGACTTCATTCATGAGGGATTGAAAAGTTGCCGGAGCGTTAGTCAATCCGAAAGGCATCACCAAAAATTCATAATGCCCTTCGTGTGTCCGGAATGCCGTTTTCGGGGTGTCTTCGGGTCTGACCCGGATCTGATGGTAACCTGCCTTGAGATCAAGCTTAGAGAATATTGTTGCGCCATGTAATTCATCCAAAAGCTCATCGATAATTGGGATGGGGTACTTGTCTGGAATGGTTTCTCGGTTCAAAGCTCGGTAATCAACACAAAAACGCCACGAGCCGTCTTTTTTCTTCACGAGAAGTACTGGGCTCGAAAAAGGGCTAGTTGAGGGCTTGATGATACCGGCAGTCAGCATTTCTTTGATCAAGCGCTCGATTTCATCCTTTTGAAACTGGGGGTACCTATACGGTCTGACCCCGACCGGATTGCTTCCCTCCTTCAAAACAATCGAGTGTTCATGGCTACGTGGTGGTGGTAAGTTTGTAATGAACTCAGTCACTCACTCAAGTTAGGATAAAGGAAGGTTGTTATATTAAAGGATAAAGCTTCAAGCTTGCAATTTTACAAGTATTCTGAGAACTTTCGAGAGGCCCTCTACTCTCCCTATTCAACCAAATACATTCAACATACCCTGCTCATTTCCTCCCCTCCCTATTTAATTGATAACTACTATAATAAGACAAAACTCATTAACAAAAAGTATCAGGACAGAGACTGCAATTGGGGTGCCTCCACTAAGTGGGGTGGTGCCTTCCTTCTGACGTGGTAGCTGCAGTGTCTGCTCCAACCTTGTCCTGTAGCGCTGACtgtttcttcttcctccttgtATACACTTGGAATGTAGGAGCGTCCCCCTGGTGCATTGCACAGAAGGACATGGGTATATTCTGAATTTGTTAGAACTGAGTCATCTTTTTTCTTAGTGGGTTATGCAAATCTAGATAGAGCATGAGTGTTCCTGTTCTTCCCTGGTCTGTGATTGCTCTCTTTAAGACCGAACCGCCGGTTGGCAACTGGCATAAGTGGCATTACTGATCATGTGACTTGTTTTCCCTGTTGTAACTTGTAACTACCTTCTCCAAAAACTCGGTCAAATCTGCTGCATATTCAAGAATTGCTAGCCTTTATAGGACCAGGAAGAAAACCACCCTTTGCTCTTAAGCACATATAAGTACACAACACATCAGTAGAATtaaatctagataatctttagTTTCATAATTAAGATTTTGTACCCATCAGTGATTTGATCGTAGTTGTTAGTTGTTAGTTCCACTAAAGGAATGAATGAATGACGCTATTAACTACTCTTCCCTCTTATTTCTGATTTCTGGCTTACCTTATTCAATCTCTATCCAAGGACTGAACTCCTCTTTGTGGTGTAATATCGTTTGATGCTATTCTCGCGTTGTACCCTACCTTGGAGGATACATTTGttgtattatttttgttttttcagGAATTGGGTAATACAGGGACTGTAGACGGTTGCACCCCTATCTGGTGATGCGCCGTCCACGCTACTGATTTTTACTTCCAGGCTACCATTTGGTATTCTATCTTAAAAAAATGTACGGGCTATAGAGATATTGGCCATGCCCACTATGTAATGTTGGTCAATTTTCAAGAATAAGTTTTGTTATCCTTCAAATAAGTTTTGTTATCCAGATCGAATGTAAATCTCTGGTACATATTGTTAGTTGCCTTTTTAATTATCAGCCTCTTTGGGTTGTACACCCCTTGTTTACAGTTGCTTTTgcattagtttttaatttttcttgctTGTTATACAGGAAAAATTCTTGTTTTACTACGAGATGGGCGGAAACTCTTGGGGACACTTTGTTCATTTGATCAATTCGGTACCTTTCATCCCAAGTTTTATTCTATTGCTGAATAAGTTCAGGTTAATTCCCTGATATCTAGCTGATTACTGTGCTATAACTTGATTGCAGCGAATGCTGTTCTTGAAGGTGCATGTGAAAGAGTCATTGTTGGTGACCTTTATTGTGACATCCCATTAGGTTTATACGTAATCCGTGGGGAGAACGTGGTCTTGATTGGTGAGCTGGTATGTTGTACAATTGGCCGTCATTATGCCTTCTCGTGTTCTCTTTTATTACCCGATTTCCTGTTTGTTGTAATATTGTATATGAATTTGTAGGATTCGGAAAAAGAGGATCTCCCTCCTCACATGTCACGTGTATCAGTCGCCGAGATAAGAAAGGTGAGTGCTGGTGGGGAAGTACTTTACTGGTTGTTCTTCTCTAAATAAACTTGTTTTTGTGCATGTCTAGCATTTTCCTGAACTTTACATCCTGCTTTCCCTTCATCTTACCTTTTTCTGTCCACATATTCCAATTTCATGTAAACTTCATAGCTTTGGTGCTTTGAAATTTCTACATGAATCGACGTTTCTGGAACGGGTTACAAAAGTGTAATCACCATTGAAACATTGATAGAACTGAATAGCTATTGAAAAGTTTCAAACATCTTTTTTCACTTCATACAAGAACGAACCACATTTTTGCAGAACACCACTCACATTGTTGACTGTAAAATATCGACATTACTCGTTTCATTGGGAACTTTGGATTAAGCAGACAACTGAAGTTTTTTCTGCAGAGTTTTCTGAAGTCCCTTAGCAAAATGCTCATTCAGTCTTAATGTCAAAAAAATGTGCATATTTGAGATGCTAAGTGGTCATTCTATTATCGCCCTTTCATCCagttttccccttttcaatcattttagtTGTTTGGTTTGACGGGGGATCcataactccctcaaaggtgAAAAACCtttttttccatttgaaaggaaggGAAAACACTTCCCACCTTTCTTCCTCTTCCTTCTTTCGCTCAATCTTCACCCATCTTCTCccgttttcctttttcttttaaggaaccaaacaaaggaaaactagtttgaaattatgttttcccttggaaaatgtttttcatgtAAAATCATTTATCACTGAAAACATTTTACACCACACCAAACAGATCCTTAGTGTGTGCAACAATTTGTATCTTGTGGAAGAACATGTTGAATGTGATGACTTCTGTTCATGCAGGCTCAAAAGGCCGAGAGGGATGCCACCGATCTTAAAGGGTTAATAAGAAAGAGGATGGAGTTCCTTGATATGGACTGAAAACATATGCATTGTGTTTGTTGTTGGTGTTCAGAGAGTTATTTTTCCTTATCAACACCATACTTATGCCCACATCGTCTGCTAGTCGGTCTGAATATTCTAAAGACCAAGATTTTGCAATGGATGATGTGCCCACAGGCCACAGTATTGTCAAGCATTATCGTTAAGTTAAGACGCTGATTAATTTGTACAAGATTGTGTAGATTTAACTATTATTAGTTGATGCCTGTTTTTTTATGGTCCTAGACAACATCCCAGGGGGTTTAATCTCTTTTATTTTCCAGTGTTGATCTCTCGTTCTTTAATATAATAAGACCTTTGATGATTGAAGCTCTTCTTTCTCGTTTTGGTTGATTTGAATCATGAATCACAAGGTCTTGTATGCACAAGGTGTacgataaatttattatacaccaatataacttttacccagttttctaaacttttatttagttttctctaatttttattttattaaaaaaagttgatatataaacattttaaagtgttaaatgattaattttatacattatcgGATTTCGAAgaaatattttaaattaaaatgaaaaaatttatcaataaaaaataaataagttttacctatataagggtaacttttaagaattttacgtcaactttaattttggtgtacaatatttattgtgcaccccttgtaaataagaatttgtgatcatGAATAGTAGGTTTTTATTATCTTAAACTTTTGATGTctattttgaatcttgaatagtAGTCAAATCTGTGAAGTTTACACTAGTTACCTTTAACATTATATAACTCCGTAGTGATAACCGATAAGTAAATGATGAGCTAATAATATTGAAAGATGCAATAGCACCGACAGACGACAGTCCGATAATTATATGAATGAACTGTTGGGTTAATTAATGCCAAAGTCAAACACTCCCTTTCATAAATTTGACTTTTCTCATTACTTTTTCATCCCTAAATCGTTTTTTTAGGTAATGAAATGGGTTTGGCCGTTTGGTTTAGAACGTTATTAGCTTTGTTTGGCAATTGGTCGTTGGCAGTCTGTTGTTAGATGTTGGCTAATTTACCTTGCCGGTTTGACTGATTGTATTGGTTTTTTGTTGGTTGtttgactttttattttttacatagtaaaaaaaaaaaaaaaacatgtttgGTAAAATCAGTTGTTGAATGTTAATAACAGCTATAAAAGACAGAAGGCACGATCCAAAATCTAATCCAAGTTGCTTTTTTATTTTACAAACTTTTacataaggcggtcttacaaaaaaaatcacattGTTCTcctataagttaagcaatgaaatcaattagttaaacattggaactaattagttaaacacttaaACTATTTAGTTAAACACTAGAACTagttagttaagcactaaaactaacaatgaaatcaattagttaagctaaaGTGATCTTTCCGATAAGGCGgccttacacaaaagttgtctTTTCATTTAGGCTTAAAATCCAACTTGTTGGTCGGGCAATCCAAAAGCCAATAAAAATAACTTTTTATCACACATACTGTCACACTAGAGATGAGGTTTGATTAGCCATACATGTTTCTTAAAATTATCAAATAGTACTCATTGTCTCATTGATGCCTGAAAAATCTAAAAAATTCATATATAGATTTTTTGGTCATTGATTTCGTATTTTCTTAAAATACTCGTATGTTTCAAATTAAATTTGCAAAATATAATCAACAAAATTCTGGATTATTGCCAAACAGCCAGGGCAGTGAGCCAGTGATAGTGAGAGCGTATAATATTAGGTATTCATTGACCACGTGAAACCTTCCTTTTCATTTTCTTCCTTAAAAACCAAATTAATTTCTTTTATGTCTTCCAATAATTAATTGTATCTGTTAATTAAAAATCTCAGAGGACACTAGTCGTACTACTACTGTCACAGCtctcttcttccttcttcttctcctgTAGATCCACACCACCTTCTTGGCTTCTACTGTCTTCTTCtcgaatttctctctcctctcttcgaCAATGGAGACGATGAAGTTCATGGCAGCTTCATCAATGGCGATTCTGCTCATTTTGTGTTTGGTCACCGACATTCAAGCGTCGGTGCACGATTACAGAAGCCAGAAATTCGTTTCCAAGGGTAATGCCTTCGTCGTTCATGGTGGAAGTGAAGGAATCTACGCTACTTCCAATACCGATTCCTTTATTCGGTGTGTAATTCGTTTCATTTCTTAGCGTTCTTCATTTACTCAATTTAGCTTCTGATTTATGTGGAATTTGTCGGCTTTAGTtgttgatttggttgatttttgttcAAATTGATGATAGTTCGATGCTGTGTAACTTGTCAAAACTGTGGGATCTGGTGGTGTAGAATATGCTAGTTCTAATTCTAAATCTACAAAATAGGTTTTGGAATTGCCGAAATCTTAAGCTACTTCTCTTTAATTAGTAATTTTGCTGTGAATGAAGTACATTTAGGAGGAGAGAAATTCGTGTTTGATGGAAATGTCGGTATATACCGTTTTGAGGAAGTCAAACTGGAGGAGATTGTGTAATTTTATGCAGGTTATGTTGTTGAGTTGTGAAATTTGATTCATAATCCAAGATAGAATACTAGATTAGAAgtttaagttttgtatgatTGTATATGAGAATTATGGGAAGGCTTTTGTAGAGTAACGATTGATTACTGGTTATTATATGATTGGTAATCTTGTGGATGAACTAGACATTATCTCACTGCAATGTTAGGGGTTACGGCCGTGTAAGATCTAACCATCTAGAACCCCCGTAGGCAGTCTTATGTCAACTTCTAGGAATAAACGAACTACTCTGTCACTTTTCGAGCAGTGGACTCAATTGATTATAATGAAGTAGTACTTCGAGGATTTCTAAGAGTCTGCGTCAATATTCGTACTGAACTGTAATTTCACTTGTATCTGGTGCAAATTCATGATATACCCCTGTTTTGTTGTAATATGTGTATACATTGTCTCTTTGTTGATAGTAGAGTTCAGAGGACTAGTGGTACATTTTTGTCTGTGTCCATGGACAGATAGTGACTGATATAATGGTTTCTGGATTCAGATTTGAGAAGATTACACTTGAAAGGCCCAAGTCGTCCTCTAACTTTAGCTCAAGGGTACATGCCATAGTTTTTGAGGTAGATGACAGAGAAACAATTGGTGGTTCAGCATATGGAGGCCAAAGAGCTGTGTGCTGCACCCTGGACCTTGCAAAACTTGGTGTTTGTAAACAGGGTGATTTAATTCACCGACAATCTGCCAAAAATCCTGACTGGCCACAAGTTTTTGGTGTCTCGTTTGAGGTTGATGAATTAGaagcaacatttgcatcaaGATCAATTCAGATTACAAAACCTGGGATGTACAACTTATACTTTATCCATTGTGATCCAAGCCTGCTGGATGTGGTTGTAGAGGGGAAAACCGTATGGAAAAACCCTACCGGTTATCTACCAGGTCGAATGGCTCCATTCATGAAATTCTACGGGTATATGTCTCTTGCATTTGTGATGCTTGGGATTTATTGGTTCAGTCAATATGCAAGATCTTGGAAAGAAATTATTCCCTTGCAGAATTGCATAACACTAGTCATAACATTGGGCATGTTTGAGATGACCTTCTGGTACTATGACTATGCTGAGTTTAATAAAAGTGGGATACGGCCAATAGGGATCACTGTGTGGGCTGTAACGTTCGGCACTATCAAACGTACTGTTTCACGATTACTCATCCTAATGGTTTCGATGGGCTACGGAGTTGTTAGACCTACTCTTGGTGGTATCTCATCCAAAGTTACTATGCTTGGAGCGACTTTCTTTCTCGCATCTGAGGTCCTTGAATTGGTGGAAAATGTTGGTACCATCAGCGATCTTTCAGGAAAAGCTAGACTATTTTTGGTTCTACCAGTAGCTTTGTTGGATGCTTTCTTCATTTTATGGATATTCAACTCTCTTTCTGCCACATTAAATAAGCTTCAGGTACTTGTTACTATTTTAGTTTGTAGTTGAACTTTATGTTAATTTCGTTGTTTGGTCTAATCTATACTAAGTACACGCTAACCAGATGAGTAAAATGATCAAGGCATGGTTTTTTTAAGAATCAAGACCCATCTTAGACATGTGTACACTGGAAACTATGTCCTTTTAATTTCATGTGATGGTTCAATTCTTAAAGGATGAAAGAAACCATGGTGTAATTTAGTCTAATCTACATAACATATTTTATGCACCTTATATCTGGGTATAGAATATTGATTCTACTTGAAGTGTAGTAGATGCATGTGTTAGTGGTCCTAGTACTATTTTAGAGAAAACTTGGTTTTTTCAAGTACATATCAATCATATTGTCATCAACTATCCTCACAAGTCACTGCCAATCCTCACAAGTCACTGCCAAAGTAGACAAGTTTAAGGCACACTTTTTTCACAACAAATACCTTCCCTAATTCTGCCTCCTGGATGAAAGACTCTAAGTTACATGACCTAAGCCAGTCCCCATCTCCTCTGAAATATCAAATCAAGCTAGGCTCTTTCACCCTATGTACCTGTGGGTTTGTAAGTGCTGTTGGCATGGTATGTGATAGTGAGATCACAAGGTACCAAAGGAGTATGTGTAATCTTTGAAGTGTAATCTTCTTCCAGTTTTCAAAAGGCTTTGAGATCAAACAGAGAAACAGACTACAAGTGAACAGAACCACTAATCTGTCCGGAAAATTTGCTCGGTTCCTATGTAGGTGCTCACAAAATGAATACTGGTTTGGGGAATGATTAGTATTAGATGCACAACAGAAAAATGCAACTTCGAAAGTATATGTTTCTGTGTGATGACATCTTACACAAAACAGTAGAAATCATTGCACAACATAGAAATGTAACTTCAAAATTATATCTGGGGCCACATTTTCTTGTCTTAGGAGTATGCATGGCCAAATAATGACTTGCAATTGCAAATAGCCTGTTTGAACCTTGTGAAGTTTATTGTATGAATTTGGGGTTAAACATGTTTTCCTTATTCAGCAATCTACTCCGTATAATGTAAGATACTCTGAATCATATTTGTCTATGATTTTGCTGTGTTTCATTCAGGCTCGTCGGATGATGGCTAAATTGGATATCTACCGGAAGTTCACTAATGCTTTGGTAGTAGCTGTTATTGTGTCTGTTGGTTGGATAGGCTATGAGGTACAGAGAAATTGCAACTTTTATATATGCTAAATTGGATGTTTTTGTTACTTTTCCTGTTCTCACAAATTATCTGCTTCTTTTACGTTTAAATTTCAAATAAGTCCTTAATATTTTGTATGCAGTTATATTTCAAGGCAAATGATACACACAATGAGCATTGGCATAATGCTTGGATTGTTCCAGCATTCTGGCAAGTTCTTTCCTTCTCTTTACTATCTGTGATCTGCATCCTCTGGGCGCCTTCCCAAAACTCGACAAGGTAAAATATGGTTTTTATTGCTTTGCTTTATCATTTCTTCTACCTCTGCCATTTTTTCACTGCTTTACTTGCTTCCCTTTGATGTTTAAACAAGTTAGTTTCTGGAACTTTTGATTCCCTGCAATTCTAATCTAGATACTACCTGGAGTTCTATACCATTTGAGGCTCTTGTAGTTTACTGAGTGGTTCTAGTTTGAATTCTGCTTGAGGATTAAGAGCATGTTTGGTATAGCAACTTTACAAGTGTTGGAAATGGAATCAATTAACTAATTCCATTATCTATTGTTTGGTATGAGAGATGGTAACACACTCCATTTCCAAAGGGCAACCATTACCACCACTTTGTTACCTCTCCTAACCTTGTGGTAACAAAATTTACCCTCCTCAATCCCTAATTTGATACAGGGGATTGCTTTCCTTAGGTATACCAAACAACGAATAATGATAACACTTAACATTACCATTTCTCCTTCTTaatgtttccaatccatttccaTTCCTAGATTCATACCAAACATGCACTAAGATTATCGAGGTTGTGAATTGTTTCTGTGATTAAAAAAAAGCAGTAATTCTCTAGATTTGTGTCGGTTCTATTGTAGGAAATTGTGTGAATTCTGTCAAACAGATGTGCATTAAACTAGTTGATTAGCTTGTTAAGTGAGCTGTTTAGCTTATTAGTGTCTTAGTGGCATGGGATCTATTATTTCGTGAAGAACATGATGAAAAACCAGTTTGCTTCAGTTGTTAAAGTCACCTACTTGTATTAAAGACCATGCTCTTAGGACTCATAGAAAAGTTGCATCTTCCACACAG
This sequence is a window from Spinacia oleracea cultivar Varoflay chromosome 1, BTI_SOV_V1, whole genome shotgun sequence. Protein-coding genes within it:
- the LOC110804175 gene encoding sm-like protein LSM1B; this translates as MSWSGPEDLYLSTSLASYLDRKILVLLRDGRKLLGTLCSFDQFANAVLEGACERVIVGDLYCDIPLGLYVIRGENVVLIGELDSEKEDLPPHMSRVSVAEIRKAQKAERDATDLKGLIRKRMEFLDMD
- the LOC110804183 gene encoding uncharacterized protein, whose translation is METMKFMAASSMAILLILCLVTDIQASVHDYRSQKFVSKGNAFVVHGGSEGIYATSNTDSFIRFEKITLERPKSSSNFSSRVHAIVFEVDDRETIGGSAYGGQRAVCCTLDLAKLGVCKQGDLIHRQSAKNPDWPQVFGVSFEVDELEATFASRSIQITKPGMYNLYFIHCDPSLLDVVVEGKTVWKNPTGYLPGRMAPFMKFYGYMSLAFVMLGIYWFSQYARSWKEIIPLQNCITLVITLGMFEMTFWYYDYAEFNKSGIRPIGITVWAVTFGTIKRTVSRLLILMVSMGYGVVRPTLGGISSKVTMLGATFFLASEVLELVENVGTISDLSGKARLFLVLPVALLDAFFILWIFNSLSATLNKLQARRMMAKLDIYRKFTNALVVAVIVSVGWIGYELYFKANDTHNEHWHNAWIVPAFWQVLSFSLLSVICILWAPSQNSTRYAYSGDEEFDKDDTLTLIKPASIPSSDIRSPSDSRPLQDRSLQDSKGMSNDESEEEKTA